The Miscanthus floridulus cultivar M001 chromosome 7, ASM1932011v1, whole genome shotgun sequence genome includes a region encoding these proteins:
- the LOC136464543 gene encoding uncharacterized protein, protein MVMGNNKDKAKSGKAEGARCRRHRQQGAGVCASCLRDRLSHLSLSASLPSVVRGEEAEGYSRYHEEASSCCSEASTAYSSEGSSAASSECASPGGDEPAFHDEMRRAARVSLLMRHERVVGDADAVAAFLRARREQRRTTATGFWAKLLHATRGGGKKDQGCSMAARGKTLEERAAAAKWALF, encoded by the coding sequence ATGGTGATGGGCAACAACAAGGACAAGGCCAAgtcgggcaaggcggagggcGCGCGGTGCCGGCGGCACCGGCAGCAGGGGGCGGGCGTCTGCGCGTCCTGCCTGCGGGACCGCCTGTCTCACCTGTCCCTCTCGGCGTCGCTGCCCTCCGTCGTGCGCGGCGAGGAGGCGGAGGGGTACAGCAGATACCACGAGGAGGCGTCCTCCTGCTGCTCGGAGGCCTCCACGGCCTACTCCTCGGAGGGCTCTAGCGCGGCGTCGTCGGAGTGTGCCAGCCCGGGCGGCGACGAGCCGGCGTTCCACGACGAGATGAGGCGCGCGGCGCGGGTGTCGCTGCTGATGCGGCACGAGCGGGTCGTCGGGGACGCCGATGCCGTGGCCGCGTTCCTCCGGGCGAGGAGGGAGCAGAGGAGGACCACGGCCACGGGCTTCTGGGCCAAGCTGCTGCACGCGACGCGGGGAGGAGGGAAGAAGGACCAAGGGTGCTCGATGGCCGCGCGCGGCAAGACGCTCGAGGAGAGGGCCGCCGCGGCCAAGTGGGCTCTCTTCTGA